A genome region from Marasmius oreades isolate 03SP1 chromosome 5, whole genome shotgun sequence includes the following:
- a CDS encoding uncharacterized protein (BUSCO:EOG09264R0D), producing MMKLSTLLPLLALPFAWAASTDNTRQELINLASVNGIIRLDHKAFDLLTSPKRNWSAAIQFTALDRRRRCAPCKEFEPSWNAVAQSWKSAPKEHRDNHFFATLDFDEAPTVFQQLGLMSAPVVYVYPSVQGPHAPTTEKTGPSKYDFSYGLGAGPLAESLSNHTPIPIPYKEPLDWARLVSFASVLLGLAIIVRFISPLLQSRWTWAAITIITMLVMTGGYMFTRIRGSPYTGGDGNWIAGGYQNQFGQEVQVVAVIYGTLSFAFLMLILIVPYQSSPSRQRLQIYLWTGVIVLVYSVLITLFKVKNRGYPFRLLL from the exons ATGATGAAGCTTTCGACGTTGCTGCCCCTCCTTGCTCTTCCCTTTGCCTGGGCTGCAAGTACTGATAACACCAGACAGGAATTAATCAATCTTGCGTCTGTTAATGGTATTATCAGGCTTGACCATAAGGCTTTCGATCTTTTGACTTCTCCGAAACGTAACTGGTCCGCTGCCATCCAATTCACTGCTCTCGACCGAAGGCGTCGATGCGCTCCTTGCAA AGAATTTGAACCCTCGTGGAACGCTGTAGCGCAATCTTGGAAGTCGGCCCCGAAAGAACACAGAGACAATCATTTCTTTGCAACTCTCGACTTTGACGAAGCTCCCACCGTTTTCCAGCAG CTCGGCCTGATGTCAGCCCCGGTCGTCTACGTGTACCCATCCGTTCAAGGTCCTCACGCCCCAACGACCGAAAAGACCGGCCCATCCAAATACGATTTCTCATA CGGTCTCGGGGCTGGACCTCTTGCTGAATCCCTCTCTAATCACACCCCCATTCCCATTCCTTATAAAGAACCGCTCGATTGGGCACGTCTAGTATCATTCGCCAGCGTTCTCTTGGGTCTCGCTATCATAGTCAGGTTTATTTCTCCACTACTACAAAGTCGTTGGACTTGGGCCGCGATTACTATTATCACCATGCTCGTCATGACCGGTGGTTATATGTTCACTCGTATCAGAGGTTCCCCTTATACTGGAGGAGACGGCAACTGGATCGCGGGAGGTTATCAAAATCAATTCGGGCAAGAAGTTCAAGTCGTTGCAGTTATTT ATGGGACGCTGTCTTTCGCGTTCTTAATGCTCATCCTGATCGTGCCGTATCAGTCTTCGCCTTCCCGTCAGCGCCTTCAAATATATCTCTGGACTGGTGTCATTGTTCTTGTCTATTCCGTTCTTATCACTCTGTTTAAGGTCAAGAACCGCG GTTACCCATTTAGGCTTCTCCTGTAG